In the Chitinophagales bacterium genome, one interval contains:
- the ccsA gene encoding cytochrome c biogenesis protein CcsA, translating to MKQYWWKVLCVLLITYTIIAGFLMPSPALPILHESIRNLYFHVPMWFGMTILLLISMIYSIRFLSRNNLVFDIYATAAARIGLLMGVLGILTGMQWARTTWGAWWTNDPKLMGAAVGLLIYLAYFVLRNSIDDIDRRAKVSAVFNIMAYAIFIPAIFIVPRLTDSLHPGNGGNPGFSAYDLDGGMRLVFYPAVLGWSLLGIWIMTLVARIRLMEMSLTAGKEIFNTTATAAEVLDSPGS from the coding sequence ATGAAGCAATATTGGTGGAAAGTGCTGTGTGTATTGCTGATCACCTATACGATCATCGCGGGATTTCTGATGCCTTCACCTGCTTTACCGATTCTGCATGAATCGATCCGTAATCTTTATTTCCATGTGCCGATGTGGTTTGGCATGACGATCTTGTTGTTGATTTCAATGATATACAGTATCCGGTTTCTTTCACGGAATAACCTGGTGTTTGACATTTATGCCACCGCTGCGGCACGTATCGGCCTGCTGATGGGCGTGCTTGGAATCCTGACCGGCATGCAATGGGCCCGCACTACCTGGGGCGCCTGGTGGACGAATGATCCCAAACTCATGGGTGCTGCCGTGGGGTTACTCATTTACCTGGCCTATTTTGTATTACGCAATTCAATTGATGATATTGACCGCCGTGCCAAAGTTTCGGCAGTTTTTAATATCATGGCCTATGCTATTTTTATTCCTGCCATCTTCATCGTTCCGCGCCTGACGGACTCGCTCCACCCCGGAAACGGAGGTAACCCCGGATTTTCCGCTTATGACCTTGACGGAGGTATGCGGCTGGTGTTTTATCCTGCAGTGCTTGGCTGGAGTTTGCTTGGCATATGGATCATGACACTTGTTGCACGCATACGCCTGATGGAGATGAGTCTGACAGCCGGAAAGGAAATATTTAACACCACGGCAACTGCTGCAGAAGTTTTAGATTCACCCGGTTCCTAA